The DNA segment ACCGGCGCCCGCGACACGGTTCGCGGTTTCGTGCAGGATTATAAGGCTCACGCTTCCGGCACTGTCGAAATCCTGGCGCCCGGCAGTTCGGCCAACTCGCCTGGGGTTTCCGCGCTTCGCCGGCAGATCCGGCAAGAACTTGTCGCAAGCGGCATTCCGTCAGCGCGTATCGTCGACAATTATTATCAATCCGGCGGCCCCGGTGATGCCGCGCCGATCCGCCTTAGTTTCATGGCAACGACGGCGACCACCAATTCCTGCGGCCAATGGCCGGAAGATCTGTCCGATAACGCCTTCGACAATCAGAACTACTACAATTTCGGCTGCGCGACCCAGAACAACCTCGCAGCGCAAGTGGCAAACCCGACCGACCTCGTCGCGCCGCGCGCCATGTCGCCGATCGATACCGACCAACGCAGCAAGGTGATCGACAATTACCGCAGCGGCAACGTCCCGACGAGCACGGCCACGATCAGCGGCTTCGGCTCGTGAGCATGAGGATAATCGGCCGGCGGAACAGGATAGAATCATGAGCGCTATCAATTACGATATCAGAAAGCCCGAGATGGAGGACGATGATGCGCCCCGCACGGGCGATCTCGAGAACATGCGACCGCTGCCGCGCATCTCGGTACACGCCTTCTGCGAAAGCGAGCAGTTGCAGCAGGTGATGGACCGATGCGCCAATGATCGGCGCATGTCCAAGGTCAGCCTCAGAATCACCAGCGGCAGCACCGCGGCGGCGGCGAACATGTTCGCCTCGACGCCGACGCCCAATCTGATCATCCTGGAAACCCGGGCCAATCCGGGCAATCTCCTGGCGGAGCTTGCGCCGCTCGCTGCCGTCTGCGATCCCAGCACCAAGGTGGTGATCGTCGGTCATCACAATGATATCGGCCTCTATCGCGAACTCATCCGCAACGGTATTTCCGAATATATGGTTCAGCCGGTTGCCATGGCCGACGTCATGGCGGCGATGACGGCGATCTTCGTCGATCCCGATGCCGAGCCGCTTGGCCGCAGCGTCGCCTTTATCGGCGCCAAGGGTGGGGTAGGGGCATCCACCATCGCGCATAATTGCGCTTTCGGCATCTCCAACCTGTTCTCGACCGAGACCATTCTCGCCGATCTCGATCTGCCCTACGGCACCGCCAATATCGATTTCGATCAGGACCCGGCCCAGGGCATCGCCGAGGCCGTCTATGCGCCGGAGCGTCTTGACGAGGTTTTCCTCGATCGCCTGCTGACCAAATGTTCGCAGCACCTGTCGCTGCTTGCTGCCCCCTCTATGCTCGATCGCGCCTATGATTTCGACGGCCAGGCCTTTCAGCCCGTGCTCGACGTCCTGCAGCGCAGCGCGCCGGTGAGCGTGCTCGACGTGCCGCATCTCTGGACGGAATGGACGCGCTCGGTGCTTTCGGCCGTCGACGAAGTCGTCATTTGCGCGGCGCCCGACCTTGCCAATCTGCGCAACGCCAAGAACATGTTGGATGCGCTGCGCAAGCTGCGCCCCAACGACAAGGCGCCACATCTCATCCTCAATCAGGTCGGTATGCCGAAGCGCCCGGAAATCGGTCCCTCGGAATTCTGCGAGCCGTTGGAGACCGACCCGATCGCCATCATTCCCTTCGATATCAACTTGTTTGGCAACGCCGCCAACAGCGGCCGCATGATTTCGGAGACCGACCCGAAATCACCGGTCGCCGAGACCTTCTCGCAGATATCGCACATCGTTACCGGGCGCGTTGCCCTGAAGAAGGCAAAGAAGGGCGGCCTGCTCGGCCTTCTGAAGCGGAAGTAATTGTTTGATGTCGCATGATCTTGTTCGAAGGCCGGTTCGTGTTTTTGAGATCATGCTCTAGCGTAGAATTGGATCGACGGCATGTTTGGCAGACGCGGAAATGAAGGTCCTGCAAAGAGCGGTGGCGTGACGCCTCCGCCGTCGCCGCCCCGTGCGCCGTCCGCTACTGCGCCTGCGGCATCGACAGTGCTGGTCGAGCCGGCGCGCGAGGGGTCACAACCGCGCCAGCAGGTGGCGCCGCCGTCGATGCAGACGCCGACACGCCGCCGGCCGGCGC comes from the Rhizobium sp. NXC24 genome and includes:
- a CDS encoding CpaE family protein; amino-acid sequence: MSAINYDIRKPEMEDDDAPRTGDLENMRPLPRISVHAFCESEQLQQVMDRCANDRRMSKVSLRITSGSTAAAANMFASTPTPNLIILETRANPGNLLAELAPLAAVCDPSTKVVIVGHHNDIGLYRELIRNGISEYMVQPVAMADVMAAMTAIFVDPDAEPLGRSVAFIGAKGGVGASTIAHNCAFGISNLFSTETILADLDLPYGTANIDFDQDPAQGIAEAVYAPERLDEVFLDRLLTKCSQHLSLLAAPSMLDRAYDFDGQAFQPVLDVLQRSAPVSVLDVPHLWTEWTRSVLSAVDEVVICAAPDLANLRNAKNMLDALRKLRPNDKAPHLILNQVGMPKRPEIGPSEFCEPLETDPIAIIPFDINLFGNAANSGRMISETDPKSPVAETFSQISHIVTGRVALKKAKKGGLLGLLKRK
- a CDS encoding CpaD family pilus assembly protein, with the translated sequence MASLDRNAPRIARPRFSALALIMMAAAVSGCAGSPDRMTTSALSDDYRQRHPIVLTEKEHHVDIPVIAGDRRITTGARDTVRGFVQDYKAHASGTVEILAPGSSANSPGVSALRRQIRQELVASGIPSARIVDNYYQSGGPGDAAPIRLSFMATTATTNSCGQWPEDLSDNAFDNQNYYNFGCATQNNLAAQVANPTDLVAPRAMSPIDTDQRSKVIDNYRSGNVPTSTATISGFGS